The following coding sequences lie in one Alosa sapidissima isolate fAloSap1 chromosome 15, fAloSap1.pri, whole genome shotgun sequence genomic window:
- the LOC121684659 gene encoding protein EVI2B, whose product MEQIRGGLVLLFCAAALSPQELNGAPLSHHSTPFQPENTTLHAPKQHTMITTAKPSQEPMTAAAFTARLESRLETTTGPVSKSTNHTTQRPSPPMAFQPVSNTEKPNSTSAVEMSTNHTIALDKAVTTDPHVLSTTLSHSDANQTGSFESHNHTAMISAKPYTSKPTPTAKGASTQSLSTYATPKTPEPTTAPTSAYASTRTTRRTTTRMTAHPFKPKTPAAKTQSSETNGIVAAVLIGLILLMMFVGIIFIWVKKCKWQRRQLENSEWAGPSPFLDGSTQPHFSTDSTRQESKRISIAGFLHQNLSKSNSLLNDMEEGIDMDILPGTTFGQHDHVETKPANGTFQEKKGETEHEQDNKSAKSASENVQTTTDAAIHDPNPKAEMEDNNSGVNPNETPSAQPPPTSTSTNTPPPPPDIDLRPLEDTTPASDVQVPPAPPLPQA is encoded by the coding sequence ATGGAGCAGATCCGTGGTGGCCTTGTGCTGCTGTTCTGTGCCGCTGCTCTGTCACCACAGGAGCTGAATGGGGCCCCGCTGAGTCACCACTCGACACCTTTCCAGCCTGAGAACACAACCCTGCATGCACCCAAACAACACACCATGATCACTACAGCCAAGCCAAGCCAGGAGCCCATGACTGCTGCTGCATTCACTGCTAGGCTTGAGAGCAGGCTTGAGACAACAACGGGACCAGTATCCAAATCAACGAATCATACAACTCAGAGGCCCAGCCCTCCGATGGCCTTTCAACCAGTGTCAAATACAGAGAAACCAAATTCAACTTCTGCCGTGGAAATGAGCACAAATCACACAATAGCTTTAGACAAAGCAGTTACTACGGATCCCCATGTGTTGAGCACAACCTTAAGCCACTCTGACGCCAATCAGACGGGTTCGTTTGAAAGCCACAACCATACAGCAATGATCAGTGCTAAGCCATACACCAGCAAACCCACTCCGACAGCCAAGGGGGCATCCACACAGAGCTTGTCCACCTATGCTACGCCAAAAACCCCAGAACCAACCACGGCTCCTACTTCAGCGTATGCAAGCACAAGGACCACTAGAAGGACCACCACAAGGATGACCGCTCACCCATTTAAACCCAAAACTCCGGCAGCAAAAACACAGTCTTCTGAGACAAATGGGATTGTTGCAGCCGTCTTGATTGGCTTGATTTTGCTAATGATGTTCGTGGGCATCATATTTATCTGGGTCAAAAAGTGCAAATGGCAGAGGAGGCAGCTGGAGAATTCAGAGTGGGCAGGTCCCTCCCCATTCCTTGATGGAAGCACCCAGCCTCACTTCAGCACGGATTCCACCAGGCAGGAGTCCAAGAGGATCTCCATCGCAGGGTTCCTTCATCAGAATCTCTCCAAAAGTAATTCTCTGCTCAATGATATGGAGGAGGGCATTGATATGGACATTCTGCCAGGTACCACATTTGGACAACACGACCACGTTGAAACTAAACCAGCTAATGGAACTTTTCAAGAGAAAAAAGGGGAAACTGAACATGAGCAGGACAATAAGAGTGCTAAGTCTGCTTCAGAAAATGTCCAAACGACCACTGATGCAGCTATCCATGACCCAAATCCAAAAGCCGAAATGGAGGACAATAACTCTGGCGTGAATCCAAACGAGACTCCCTCAGCTCAGCCACCACCAACGAGCACCTCCACAAacacccctcctccacctccagacATTGACCTTCGACCTTTAGAGGACACAACACCAGCATCAGACGTGCAAGTCCCTCCAGCGCCGCCCTTACCTCAAGCCTAA
- the LOC121684662 gene encoding uncharacterized protein LOC121684662 — translation MTMTTIDTSTPSLEINSTSSIYNMTETITVPANSTEQGLDFGCIPAEVAFVVMASVGSLVVFLLASILVLACQVCRLQRRQQTGRHTRSNVDLVSGAGYWGAGNQAEGGGIAGPCDASVMLEEVKTQEELEGSEEEFENRSEEGSEVVVTEDSRGQPGITVAPVGELVDVSVTKTVPPSPPPPPPMPGSTSTESCLEMGRDLEGMPLVV, via the exons ATG ACAATGACTACCATCGATACATCCACACCATCACTCGAAATCAACTCCACGTCCTCAATCTATAACATGACAGAGACCATTACTGTCCCCGCCAACTCCACCGAGCAAGGTCTCGACTTCGGCTGCATTCCAGCAGAGGTGGCCTTTGTGGTGATGGCTTCAGTGGGCAGTCTAGTGGTCTTCCTCCTGGCCTCCATTCTGGTGCTGGCATGTCAGGTGTGTCGGCTGCAGCGCCGTCAGCAAACCGGCCGACACACCCGCAGCAACGTGGACCTGGTCAGTGGAGCAGGCTACTGGGGAGCGGGCAACCAAGCCGAGGGAGGGGGCATCGCCGGACCGTGTGATGCCAGCGTCATGCTGGAGGAGGTCAAGACGCAGGAGGAGCTAGAGGGCTCCGAGGAAGAGTTTGAGAACAGAAGCGAGGAGGGGAGCGAGGTGGTGGTGACCGAGGACAGCAGGGGTCAGCCAGGAATCACCGTGGCCCCTGTGGGGGAGCTAGTCGACGTGAGTGTGACGAAAACCGTTCCGCCctcgcccccacccccaccccccatgccAGGCTCCACTTCCACAGAGTCCTGCCTGGAGATGGGCAGAGACCTGGAAGGTATGCCACTGGTGGTGTGA